A stretch of DNA from Euzebyales bacterium:
TCACCGCGGCCTGGTGGACGCGAGCGCCGACGTGGGAGGCGGTCATGATCGCGATCTCGTCAGATGGCGGCCGCACGGTGCCACACGACGCGAGCGTTGCGGCGGCCTGGAACGGCTTGAGCGCCGACCGCGGGTAGCACGCCACCGACGGGTCTCCATGAGCCGCCAGCACCCGACCCATGGGGTCGACGACGGCGACATGCCCCGCGTGCAGTGCGTCGATCGCGCCGTCCCGAACGACCTGCACCAGCGGTGCGCCTGGGGTCAGCTGCTGTCCAGTGTGAACGCCTCGTTGATCGCGGCGCGGCCGTCGCGGTTGCGGCCGGCCAGCGCGGCCTGAAGCCGGTCGAGGTGCCCCGGGAGCATCGTGCGCCGGGCGGACAGCATGCGCTCGCGTCGGCGGAGCCGGTCGACGTGCACGAGCAGGGCCTCGTCGTCGAGGTCCGGCAGCCGCGCCGTCGCAGGGTCATCGGGGTGGTCGGACGCGGTCGTACGTGTCAGTCGGTGCTCGCTGTTCATCTGGCGCAGTGTAACGGGTCGCGTCCCGTGACCAACCGGGTGACGTGGACCGACACGCCGCTCGGCGAGGCGCCTCCTCGTAAGAGGCCGCCGCGTGGGCCATGCCGCGGTGGCCGCCGCCGCGGCGTGGCGGGCGCGGCGGCGCTCGGCGCGCGACTTCTCGATCCGGGGATCGAGCATCGACACGGCGTCGGGCGGGAGGAGCATGCCGACCGCAGCCGTGACCGCGAGCAGGAGGGGAAGGACACGCATACCCTGCCCACAGTCGTCCAGCCCAGCCGCCACCTTGAGCACCCGCATGGATCTCCGCCCCAGCCGGATCACGGCCGAAGACGACGGTTGGACGTGGTTGGCAACCGACCGCCGCGGCGCCCAGCTGCGCATGGCCTTCTGTTCGACCGTGCTGTCGGTGCTGCTGATCGTCCTGGCCGCGGCCGCCACGCTGCCGCCCCCGCTGCTCGCGGTGCCGCTGGTCGCGGGCGTCCTCGGCGCGGGCCTGGTGACCGCGACGACGCTGTGGAACCGCGCACACAGCGGGGTCGCCGTGTCGGCGCTGGGGGTCGCCGTGCGCTCCGGCTTCGACATCGCGCAGGTCTCGTGGGCGGCGCTGGAGGCTGTGGTCGCCGAGCCTGTCGGCGCCCGCGTCCGCATCGTGGTCCACGTCGACGGCGCCCGCCATCGCACGGCTGCAACCTTCACGCGCGACGTGGCGCTGCGCTGGCTGGTCGTGTGCGAGCAGGAGGCGGCACGTCGGCACCTGCGACCCCGGCCCGCCGACGGCGTGGCCGGGTTCCAGACGGCCTGAACCGGGGCTGGCGGACGTCATCGTCGCGCGTTTCGCCCGGCGTCCAGCGGACAAGGATTGCCCAGCCCGGACCCTCGAAGGCGGTCCGGACGTGGGTCCGAGCAGGCAGATGGAGCGCGCGTGAAGTGGCGTCGCATGGGTCGGCAGGGCCGGATCGACGATCGGCGCGGATCCGGCCGGGTCGGACGCTCGGGCACCGGCATGTTCGGGATCCCGATCGGCGGCAAGGTGAGCCTGCCGGTGCTGATCGTCGTCGCGATCGCGTTCTTCTTCGTCAACAGCGGGTTCGGCGACGGCGGTGTCGGCGTCAACGTGCCGCTCGACCAGTTCCCCGGCGTGGTCCAGGCGGCCCCCGAAGGCCAGGCGTCGGTGCCCAACGCGCCGCCGGCTGACGAGGGCGGTCGGTTCGTCGCCCAGGTCACCCGTGACATCGAGGAGCTGTGGCAGGACGAGTTCGACGCCGCGGGACGGCGCTACGACCCGGTGGGACCTGCACGCACGTTGGCGGAGACCGAGCAGCGGCCGGGGCCGGTCGTGTCCGCGGCAGCACACGCACCGGCTGCGGGATCGGGTCGGCCGAGACCGGGCCGTTCTACTGCCCGGCCGATGAGCGTGTGTACATCGACCTCAGCTTCTACGACGAGCTGTCACGCCGGTTCGGCGCGTCGGGTGACTTCGCGCAGGCCTACGTGCTTGCGCACGAGGTCGGCCACCACGTCCAGCACCTGCTCGGCATCGACCGCGAGGTCCAGCAGCTGACGCAACGCGACCCCGGCCTGCGCAACGAGGTGTCCATCCGGCAGGAGCTGCAGGCCGACTGCTTCGCCGGTGTCTGGGCGCATTCTGTCTACGAGCGCCAGCTCATGGACGAGGGCGACATCGAGGAAGGGCTGCGCGCCGCGGCCGCGATCGGCGACGATCGGATCCAGGAGCAGACGACCGGACGGATCTCCCCGGAGACCTGGACCCACGGCTCGTCGGAGCAACGAGTCAGCTGGCTGCGCCGCGGCTTCGAGTCGGGGTCACCCGACCAGTGCGACACGTTCTCCTCCGACGTCTGATGCGCGGGATGGTGTGCCCCCACGGCGCGCTCGGTGGTCAGCCGAGGATCCGGGGGATCAGTGCCCCGACGAACCCGAGCGTGAAGCCGAGCAGGCCGAC
This window harbors:
- a CDS encoding neutral zinc metallopeptidase — protein: MAGRVRRRGTALRPGGTCTHVGGDRAAAGAGRVRGSTRTGCGIGSAETGPFYCPADERVYIDLSFYDELSRRFGASGDFAQAYVLAHEVGHHVQHLLGIDREVQQLTQRDPGLRNEVSIRQELQADCFAGVWAHSVYERQLMDEGDIEEGLRAAAAIGDDRIQEQTTGRISPETWTHGSSEQRVSWLRRGFESGSPDQCDTFSSDV